A stretch of the Lactuca sativa cultivar Salinas chromosome 9, Lsat_Salinas_v11, whole genome shotgun sequence genome encodes the following:
- the LOC111903179 gene encoding uncharacterized protein LOC111903179 yields the protein MKGKIKPPPAAVSGYRRVIGLDGSFLKGQVKGEILTAIGGDADNHVYPIACAVVNVENKDNWTWFIDNLVADLDLGAGNGLVVISDQHKGLLQAVADLFPNVEHIQCARHIFANFRKKFTGLELKTRKLETWCRAFFSHGYACEAVENGVAECFNAMIKQIRKKPIITMLEEIRILFMKRFFHQGQEATKWRGNYGPNIQLKLNEFGKDMRLWRMVPSGGDVFETRYGYNGYKVDLANHTCTCNLWMLSGIPCVHSQAAINYVHKDPSEFISS from the exons atgaaaggaaaaatcaaaccaccaccggccgccgtgtcag gatATAGAAGGGTAATAGGACTAGATGGTAGTTTCTTGAAGGGGCAGGTTAAGGGGGAGATTTTAACTGCTATTGGGGGGGATGCAGACAACCATGTATACCCAATAGCATGTGCAGTTGTGAATGTTGAGAATAAGGACAACTGGACCTGGTTCATTGATAATTTGGTTGCTGATTTGGATCTTGGTGCTGGCAATGGATTGGTTGTTATCTCAGACCAACACAAG GGACTTTTACAGGCTGTGGCAGACCTATTCCCTAATGTTGAGCACATACAATGTGCTAGACACATCTTTGCAAACTTTAGAAAGAAATTCACAGGATTAGAGCTAAAGA CAAGGAAACTTGAAACTTGGTGCAGAGCCTTCTTTTCTCATGGGTATGCTTGTGAAGCAGTAGAGAATGGGGTTGCAGAATGCTTCAATGCCATGATCAAACAAATAAGGAAGAAGCCTATAATCACAATGCTTGAGGAAATAAGGATTCTCTTTATGAAAAGGTTTTTTCATCAAGGTCAAGAGGCCACCAAATGGAGGGGTAATTATGGGCCTAACATACAACTGAAGCTTAATGAATTTGGGAAAGATATGAG GTTGTGGAGAATGGTGCCAAGTGGTGGTGATGTGTTTGAGACTAGGTATGGCTACAATGGATACAAGGTTGATTTAGCTAATCACACTTGCACCTGCAACTTGTGGATGTTGTCGGGCATACCATGTGTGCATAGTCAAGCTGCAATCAACTATGTACACAAAGATCCAAGTGAATTCATTTCTTCTTAG